In one Streptomyces sp. NBC_01241 genomic region, the following are encoded:
- a CDS encoding acyl-CoA thioesterase: MARHIYSCPLRWSDMDAFGHVNNVVFLRYLEEARIDFMFRLAPGDGSPSFSGGSVVARHEIDYVRPLVHRHEPVTVESWVTKIGAASLTIAYEIKDPEQVYVRASTVVVPYDLAEERPRRISAEEKLFLQQYLAEEPAAA, from the coding sequence TTGGCACGTCACATCTACAGCTGCCCGCTGCGCTGGTCGGACATGGATGCCTTCGGCCACGTCAACAACGTGGTCTTCCTCCGCTATCTGGAGGAGGCGCGCATCGACTTCATGTTCCGGCTGGCGCCGGGGGACGGCTCGCCATCCTTCTCGGGCGGGTCCGTCGTGGCCCGGCACGAGATCGACTACGTGCGTCCGCTGGTCCACCGGCACGAGCCGGTGACCGTCGAGTCGTGGGTCACGAAGATCGGCGCCGCGTCGCTGACGATCGCGTACGAGATCAAGGACCCGGAACAGGTGTACGTCCGGGCCTCGACCGTCGTCGTGCCCTACGACCTGGCCGAGGAGCGGCCCCGGCGGATCTCTGCCGAGGAGAAGCTCTTCCTCCAGCAGTACCTGGCCGAGGAGCCCGCCGCAGCATGA
- a CDS encoding protein phosphatase 2C domain-containing protein: MKMSQKPQETALSKCPGCEEPLEPGDLFCGACGYDLSAVPEPPRDRPTIAMAAPAENGAASAARTPAEHPAAVRFDAPGGSGGPAGSGGSGGPGDFELAAPGAVPGTGPGAAQEATSGAAPAAAPPAGASAPAPDPRTPAAELSATTPAGTKLCVACRAGRVDTDGYCENCGHAQPRERDHMEQELESVAVVSDRGLRHHRNEDSFAVSTTALPDGSPAVVAIVCDGVSSASRPDEASAAAASAANETLLESLSRGTHPQQAMHEAIVAAAESVNSLAQEPGRAMEHDLHRHQNAPACTLVGAVMAGGLLVVGWVGDSRVYWVPDDRSNPPARLTEDDSWAAQMVAAGLMNEAEAYADDRAHAITGWLGADAYELEPHTASFKPDRPGLVVVCTDGLWNYAESAAEMAAAVPADAHLRPLHGAQVLVGHALDGGGHDNVTVALLPFAVPPQGAGSACDDT; encoded by the coding sequence GTGAAAATGTCGCAGAAGCCCCAGGAGACGGCCTTGTCGAAGTGCCCCGGCTGCGAGGAGCCGCTGGAGCCGGGGGACCTGTTCTGCGGTGCGTGCGGGTACGACCTGTCGGCCGTGCCCGAACCGCCGCGGGACCGCCCGACGATCGCCATGGCCGCGCCTGCGGAGAACGGCGCGGCGTCCGCCGCCCGCACTCCGGCGGAACACCCGGCAGCGGTCCGGTTCGACGCACCGGGCGGATCGGGTGGACCAGCCGGGTCGGGGGGGTCGGGCGGACCGGGCGACTTCGAGCTGGCCGCGCCGGGGGCCGTGCCCGGAACCGGCCCCGGGGCCGCACAAGAGGCCACGTCCGGGGCCGCGCCCGCCGCCGCGCCGCCGGCCGGGGCATCGGCGCCCGCACCCGATCCCCGCACCCCCGCCGCGGAGCTGTCCGCCACGACGCCGGCCGGCACCAAGCTGTGTGTGGCCTGCCGGGCCGGCCGGGTCGACACCGACGGCTACTGCGAGAACTGCGGTCACGCCCAGCCGCGCGAGCGCGACCACATGGAGCAGGAGCTCGAATCGGTGGCCGTCGTCAGCGACCGGGGCCTGCGCCACCACCGCAATGAGGACTCGTTCGCGGTGTCGACCACCGCGCTGCCCGACGGCTCACCGGCCGTCGTCGCGATCGTCTGCGACGGTGTCTCCTCGGCGAGCCGCCCCGACGAGGCTTCGGCGGCCGCCGCGAGCGCCGCCAACGAAACGCTGCTGGAGTCGCTGTCGCGCGGCACCCATCCGCAGCAGGCGATGCACGAGGCGATCGTCGCCGCCGCCGAGTCGGTCAACTCCCTGGCCCAGGAACCCGGCAGGGCCATGGAGCACGATCTGCACCGCCACCAGAACGCCCCGGCGTGCACCCTGGTCGGCGCGGTCATGGCGGGCGGCCTGCTGGTCGTCGGCTGGGTCGGCGACAGCCGCGTCTACTGGGTGCCCGACGACCGCAGCAACCCGCCCGCCCGGCTGACCGAGGACGACTCCTGGGCCGCGCAGATGGTGGCGGCGGGCCTGATGAACGAGGCCGAGGCGTACGCCGACGACCGCGCCCACGCCATCACGGGGTGGCTCGGCGCCGACGCGTACGAGCTGGAGCCGCACACCGCGTCCTTCAAACCGGACCGGCCCGGTCTCGTGGTGGTGTGCACGGACGGCCTGTGGAATTACGCGGAGTCGGCGGCCGAGATGGCCGCGGCGGTGCCGGCCGACGCGCACCTGCGGCCGCTGCACGGCGCCCAGGTGCTGGTGGGTCACGCGCTCGACGGTGGGGGCCACGACAACGTAACAGTGGCTCTCCTGCCGTTCGCGGTACCGCCGCAGGGGGCAGGATCGGCGTGCGACGACACATGA
- a CDS encoding FHA domain-containing protein, translating to MPTCPNGHQSGSDDWCEVCGHRMTGAGAPAGAVPPPPPPPPAPGYGYQPGPGPDATQQAELCPQCRTPREAMAPFCEECRWNFLTNTATSYTPLAPHGVPGPPPGLNLPPGFQAQQPPGPQQQRDPFEYQSSRPSQVNRPAEPLSPDQGSRPGPPPPPAPGPQSPQPFQQQGPPPSFQQQQSAPPAFGRPGPTAPPAPQQSQPPQPLRSGDDADWMLSPPSAQAPQPPAPQQQQPQFPGQNQPPASWTAVIAPDREYFLAMMQRSGPEATGLNLPAYSPEQQLPLTGNQITIGRRRQSTGESPDIDLSVPPEDPGVSHQHAVLVQQPDGSWAVVDQNSTNGTTLNGAEDPIQPYVPVPLQDGDQVHVGAWTTITIRRD from the coding sequence ATGCCGACCTGCCCGAACGGACACCAGTCGGGTTCCGACGACTGGTGCGAGGTCTGCGGACATCGCATGACCGGGGCGGGCGCGCCTGCGGGTGCAGTCCCCCCGCCGCCTCCCCCGCCGCCCGCCCCCGGTTACGGCTACCAGCCGGGCCCCGGCCCGGACGCGACCCAGCAGGCCGAACTCTGCCCGCAGTGCCGCACGCCGCGCGAGGCGATGGCGCCGTTCTGCGAGGAGTGCCGCTGGAACTTCCTCACGAACACCGCGACGTCGTACACACCGCTGGCGCCGCACGGCGTTCCCGGCCCTCCGCCGGGTCTCAACCTGCCGCCGGGCTTCCAGGCGCAGCAGCCGCCGGGCCCCCAGCAGCAGCGCGACCCGTTCGAGTACCAGAGTTCGCGACCCTCGCAGGTGAACCGCCCGGCCGAGCCGCTCTCCCCCGACCAGGGCAGCCGCCCCGGGCCGCCCCCGCCCCCGGCTCCGGGGCCCCAGTCCCCGCAGCCGTTCCAGCAGCAGGGGCCGCCGCCGTCCTTCCAGCAGCAGCAGTCGGCGCCGCCCGCGTTCGGACGGCCCGGTCCGACCGCCCCGCCTGCGCCGCAGCAGTCGCAGCCGCCGCAGCCGCTCCGGTCCGGCGATGACGCCGACTGGATGCTGTCGCCGCCGTCGGCCCAGGCTCCGCAGCCGCCGGCCCCACAACAGCAACAACCGCAGTTCCCGGGCCAGAACCAGCCACCCGCGAGCTGGACCGCGGTCATCGCCCCGGACCGTGAGTACTTCCTGGCGATGATGCAGCGCAGCGGCCCCGAGGCGACCGGGCTCAACCTGCCCGCGTACTCACCGGAGCAGCAGCTTCCGCTGACGGGCAACCAGATCACCATCGGCCGCCGCAGGCAGAGCACCGGCGAGTCCCCGGACATCGATCTGTCCGTGCCGCCGGAGGACCCGGGCGTCTCGCACCAGCACGCGGTGCTGGTGCAGCAGCCGGACGGCAGCTGGGCCGTGGTCGACCAGAACTCCACCAACGGCACCACGCTCAACGGCGCCGAGGACCCGATCCAGCCGTACGTCCCCGTGCCGCTCCAGGACGGCGACCAGGTGCATGTCGGGGCGTGGACGACGATCACGATCCGCCGGGACTGA
- a CDS encoding vWA domain-containing protein has protein sequence MANFSKSHVPQFSVEVYQNEYLPEGGREVNAIVTVTSTGGGTTGGVPLSGAAAAPSRVSGQVPGAAVVIMVDCSGSMDYPPTKMRHARDATAAAIDTLRDGTSFAVVGGTHVAKEVYPGNGRLAVADAQTKARAKEALRALSAGGGTAIGTWLRLADRLLGAADVEIRHGILLTDGRNEHEAPEDLRAALESCAGRFTCDARGVGTDWEVKEVTAVAAALLGTADIVADPAGLAADFTQMMENAMGKEVADVALRLWTPVGVEIKFVKQVAPTVVDLTGRRTTAGPRAGDYPTGSWGDESRDYHVCVQVPEAGIGQEMLASRVSLILPDPSGGAPQTLSQGLVRAVWTEDMVASTSINPQVAHYTGQAELAQVIQQGLDARKSGDFDGATAKLGRAVQLASASGNEETAKLLSKVVDVVDAATGTVRLKAKVAEADSMTLETRSTKTVRVKK, from the coding sequence ATGGCCAACTTCTCCAAGTCGCACGTGCCGCAGTTCTCCGTCGAGGTGTACCAGAACGAATACCTGCCGGAGGGCGGTCGCGAGGTCAACGCCATCGTCACGGTCACCTCGACCGGAGGAGGCACCACCGGCGGCGTCCCGCTGTCCGGCGCGGCCGCGGCGCCTTCGCGCGTGTCCGGGCAGGTGCCGGGGGCCGCCGTGGTGATCATGGTCGACTGCTCCGGTTCGATGGACTATCCGCCGACGAAGATGCGCCATGCCCGCGATGCGACGGCCGCCGCGATCGACACCCTGCGCGACGGCACCTCGTTCGCCGTGGTCGGCGGCACGCACGTCGCCAAGGAGGTCTACCCGGGCAACGGGCGGCTGGCCGTGGCCGACGCGCAGACGAAGGCCCGGGCGAAGGAGGCGCTGCGCGCGCTCAGCGCCGGCGGCGGTACGGCGATCGGCACCTGGCTGCGGCTGGCCGACCGACTGCTCGGCGCCGCCGATGTGGAGATCCGGCACGGCATCCTGCTCACCGACGGCCGCAACGAGCACGAGGCGCCGGAGGATCTGCGGGCCGCACTGGAATCCTGCGCGGGCCGCTTCACGTGTGACGCCCGCGGTGTCGGCACCGACTGGGAGGTGAAAGAGGTCACAGCCGTCGCCGCCGCGCTGCTCGGCACGGCCGACATCGTCGCCGACCCGGCGGGACTGGCCGCGGACTTCACGCAGATGATGGAGAACGCGATGGGCAAGGAGGTCGCGGATGTCGCGCTGCGGCTCTGGACGCCCGTCGGGGTCGAGATCAAGTTCGTGAAACAGGTCGCGCCGACGGTTGTCGATCTGACCGGCCGCCGCACCACGGCGGGCCCCCGCGCCGGTGACTACCCCACGGGTTCCTGGGGCGACGAGTCCCGCGACTACCACGTGTGTGTACAGGTGCCGGAGGCCGGGATCGGGCAGGAGATGCTGGCGTCCCGGGTCTCGCTGATCCTTCCCGACCCGTCGGGCGGCGCGCCGCAGACGCTTTCTCAGGGCCTGGTACGCGCGGTGTGGACGGAGGACATGGTGGCGTCCACCTCGATAAACCCGCAGGTCGCGCACTACACGGGGCAGGCGGAACTGGCACAAGTCATCCAGCAGGGGCTCGATGCCCGCAAGTCGGGAGACTTCGACGGAGCGACCGCGAAACTGGGCCGTGCGGTGCAGCTGGCATCGGCGTCCGGGAATGAGGAAACTGCAAAACTGCTTTCGAAGGTGGTGGACGTCGTCGACGCGGCGACCGGTACTGTGCGACTGAAGGCGAAGGTCGCGGAAGCGGACTCGATGACACTCGAAACCCGCTCCACCAAGACCGTGCGCGTCAAGAAATAG
- a CDS encoding methyltransferase domain-containing protein, with product MDDARPDPFATAAAEERWAMVRGIVAGGGLTDPAWRAAFEEVPRHLFVPYYYAGGGADRLWCEDPDPVRRAQWLRGAYTDGAVATRIRDGELISSCSQPSLMARMLEELDVRDGQRVLEIGAGSGYNAALLSHRLGDDAVTTVDLDPEITESARRHLAAAGYRPAVITGDGTRGWPPRGPYHRIIVTCTLPCVPQVWLDQCVTDARILAPFATGLIALRVSEGEHGRYAEGRFLHTPAYFVPLRGTLPGPVRRPRLGTLPRRVSENQLFRFLLTLTGAALDPREALALWQRERRPERERFGITVQNGRQWAWLDDPEGPYVWPLPSG from the coding sequence ATGGACGACGCACGCCCGGATCCCTTCGCCACGGCCGCCGCCGAGGAGCGGTGGGCGATGGTGCGCGGGATCGTGGCCGGCGGGGGGCTGACCGACCCGGCATGGCGGGCCGCGTTCGAGGAGGTGCCGCGGCATCTGTTCGTGCCGTACTACTACGCCGGTGGCGGAGCGGACCGCCTGTGGTGCGAGGACCCCGACCCGGTCAGGCGGGCCCAGTGGCTGCGCGGGGCGTACACGGACGGGGCCGTGGCCACCCGGATCCGGGACGGGGAGTTGATCTCTTCGTGCAGCCAGCCGTCGCTGATGGCGCGGATGCTCGAAGAGCTGGACGTACGGGACGGGCAGCGGGTCCTGGAGATCGGCGCGGGCAGCGGCTACAACGCGGCACTGCTCTCGCACCGGCTCGGCGACGACGCCGTGACCACCGTCGACCTCGACCCGGAGATCACCGAGTCGGCCCGCCGGCATCTGGCGGCGGCCGGGTACCGCCCGGCGGTGATCACCGGGGACGGGACACGGGGCTGGCCCCCGCGCGGCCCGTACCACCGGATCATCGTGACCTGCACCCTGCCGTGCGTACCGCAGGTCTGGCTGGACCAGTGCGTGACGGACGCGCGGATACTGGCACCGTTCGCCACCGGACTGATCGCGCTCCGGGTGAGCGAAGGGGAACACGGCAGGTACGCCGAGGGCCGGTTCCTGCACACGCCCGCGTACTTCGTACCGCTGCGCGGCACACTGCCGGGGCCCGTGCGGCGCCCACGCCTCGGTACCCTGCCCCGGCGCGTCAGCGAGAACCAGCTCTTCCGGTTCCTGCTGACGCTGACCGGGGCCGCCCTCGACCCGCGCGAGGCCCTCGCCCTGTGGCAGCGCGAGCGCCGTCCCGAACGGGAGAGGTTCGGCATCACGGTCCAGAACGGGCGGCAGTGGGCCTGGCTGGACGACCCCGAGGGACCGTACGTCTGGCCACTGCCCAGCGGGTAG
- a CDS encoding globin codes for MTEIPHDTLQEQTFYEQVGGEETFRRLVHRFYQGVAEDPLLRPMYPEEDLGPAEERFRLFLIQYWGGPRTYSEQRGHPRLRMRHVPFRVDRAAHDAWLSHMRVALEELGLKPEHERQLWDYLTYAAASMVNTEG; via the coding sequence GTGACTGAGATTCCGCACGACACGCTGCAGGAGCAGACCTTCTACGAGCAGGTCGGCGGCGAGGAGACTTTCCGGCGCCTGGTGCACCGCTTCTACCAGGGGGTTGCCGAGGACCCGCTGCTCCGGCCGATGTATCCGGAGGAGGATCTGGGCCCGGCCGAGGAGCGGTTCAGGCTGTTCCTCATACAGTACTGGGGCGGGCCCCGGACCTACAGCGAGCAGCGCGGACACCCGCGGCTGCGGATGCGGCACGTCCCGTTCCGGGTGGACCGGGCCGCGCACGACGCGTGGCTGAGCCACATGCGGGTCGCCCTCGAAGAGCTCGGCCTGAAGCCGGAGCACGAGCGGCAGTTGTGGGACTACCTCACGTATGCCGCCGCCTCGATGGTGAACACCGAGGGCTGA
- a CDS encoding glutamate ABC transporter substrate-binding protein, which translates to MTRKRTGRWSTRGGLRGWGGVTGMAVACAVTASLTLLPLSHGGADVFGGDASGLGTAQAVQTRADDCTDPEASLPPRSDSGPDIEKIKRRGKLIAGVDQNSFSWGYRNPAADKDKDQLEGFDIDLVRAIAENILGDRDAVIFRAIPTNQRIAALQNDKVDVVVRTMTINCSRLKQVSFSTAYFQAGQQVLAPKDSTITGFDKSLAGKRICTAEGSTAYEALEKQSFGAVFKDPHDGTAADEDRLTVPNQLDCLVRLQLGEVDAIVTDNALAAGQAAQDPAVELKGDKPFTTEYYGVATKLGANDLVARVNQVLVDYRRGGKDSRWMRSYRDWLEDGLPGITAPPAPKYRSN; encoded by the coding sequence ATGACCAGGAAGCGCACGGGCCGGTGGTCCACCCGCGGCGGGCTGCGCGGCTGGGGCGGGGTGACGGGCATGGCCGTGGCCTGCGCGGTGACGGCCTCGCTCACCCTGCTGCCGCTCTCCCACGGCGGCGCCGACGTCTTCGGCGGTGACGCCTCAGGGCTGGGTACGGCGCAGGCCGTGCAGACCAGGGCCGACGACTGCACGGACCCGGAGGCGAGCCTTCCGCCACGGTCCGACAGCGGTCCGGACATCGAGAAGATCAAGCGGCGCGGAAAGCTGATCGCGGGTGTCGACCAGAACAGTTTCAGCTGGGGATACCGCAATCCGGCGGCGGACAAGGACAAGGACCAGCTCGAAGGGTTCGACATCGATCTGGTGCGGGCCATCGCCGAGAACATCCTGGGCGACCGCGACGCGGTGATCTTCCGGGCCATCCCCACCAACCAGCGGATCGCCGCCCTGCAGAACGACAAGGTCGACGTCGTCGTCCGGACGATGACCATCAACTGCAGCCGGCTGAAGCAGGTCTCGTTCTCCACGGCCTATTTCCAGGCCGGGCAGCAGGTCCTCGCGCCGAAGGATTCGACGATCACCGGGTTCGACAAGTCCTTGGCCGGGAAGCGGATCTGCACCGCCGAGGGCTCCACCGCCTACGAGGCGCTGGAGAAGCAGTCGTTCGGCGCGGTCTTCAAGGACCCGCACGACGGAACGGCGGCCGACGAGGACCGGCTCACCGTCCCCAACCAGCTGGACTGCCTGGTGCGGCTGCAACTGGGCGAGGTCGACGCGATCGTCACGGACAACGCGCTGGCGGCCGGCCAGGCCGCCCAGGACCCGGCGGTCGAGCTCAAGGGCGACAAGCCGTTCACCACCGAGTACTACGGCGTGGCGACGAAGCTCGGCGCGAACGATCTGGTGGCCCGGGTCAACCAGGTACTGGTCGACTACCGCAGGGGTGGTAAGGACAGCCGCTGGATGCGGTCGTACCGGGACTGGCTGGAGGACGGTCTGCCGGGGATAACGGCGCCGCCGGCCCCCAAGTACCGGAGCAACTAG
- a CDS encoding tetratricopeptide repeat protein, whose amino-acid sequence MRSSGSSTGGSGRGRLGAGLVQVPDVPRPDPRSAVMANPEVPERKRFCSRSDCGAPVGRARGERAGRTEGFCTKCGHPYSFVPKLGEGDIVHGQYEVAGCLAHGGLGWVYLAVDRAVSDRWVVLKGLLDTGDQDAMAAAISERRFLAEIEHSNIVRIYNFVEHLDQRTGSLDGYIVMEYVGGKALKEIANERRTPAGKRDPLPVEQACAYGIEALEALGHLHSRNLLYCDFKVDNAIQTEDQLKLIDMGAVRRMDDDESAIYGTVGYQAPEVAETGPSVASDLYTVARTLAVLTFDFQGYTNVFVDSLPDPDNIEVFRTYESFYRLLVRATDPDPARRFASAAEMAEQLTGVLREVVSLQTGRPRPALSTLFGTEVRVTDTQLFAELMDDVSRLGARAAASAPSGRSGRRRTGARAAAMGSAPVLPAVPPAGPGPGALPAGAPAAAGYAAPGAGPLTAPPTHVRAGGATGPGGAAFRGGALQSGAAFSYAQTQAAIPGPRLPVGDPGAPSVPYAAEGPRPAGLDVPSTSLALPVPRVDASDPNAGFLAGLMTTAPAELISALQAAPAPSLETRLRELRARLEMRELGAAGQALTELEITYPDDWRVVWYRGVTSLVTGDNENAALSFDAVYDAFPGEPAPKLALGICAEVLGQLDNAAEYYRLVWTTDPSFVSAAFGLARVRIAAGDRAGAVRALESVPEASIHYTAARVAAVRARLRERAPDEPLIADLMAASAQVSGLVGFGLDAVRREQLSTEVLGTALDWVLSGSPTASSSHPQAHASAGADRPKTLLGSELDERGLRFGLERSYRMLARLAEPGDERIELVERANRFRPRTWV is encoded by the coding sequence GTGCGTTCCTCCGGTTCGTCCACGGGCGGGTCCGGCCGGGGCAGGCTGGGCGCGGGCCTGGTGCAGGTGCCGGACGTGCCGCGTCCGGACCCGCGCTCGGCGGTGATGGCGAACCCGGAGGTGCCGGAACGCAAGCGGTTCTGTTCGCGCTCCGACTGCGGGGCGCCGGTGGGCCGGGCCCGGGGCGAACGGGCGGGCCGTACGGAGGGGTTCTGCACCAAGTGCGGTCACCCGTACTCCTTCGTGCCCAAGCTCGGCGAGGGCGACATCGTGCACGGCCAGTACGAGGTCGCGGGCTGTCTGGCGCACGGCGGGCTCGGCTGGGTCTATCTCGCGGTCGACCGTGCGGTGTCGGACCGCTGGGTGGTCCTCAAGGGCCTGCTGGACACCGGTGACCAGGACGCCATGGCGGCCGCCATCTCGGAGCGCCGCTTCCTCGCCGAGATCGAGCACTCCAACATCGTCCGGATCTACAACTTCGTCGAGCACCTCGACCAGCGCACGGGCTCGCTCGACGGCTACATAGTGATGGAGTACGTCGGCGGCAAGGCGCTCAAGGAAATCGCGAACGAGCGCCGCACCCCGGCGGGGAAGCGTGATCCGCTGCCGGTCGAGCAGGCGTGCGCGTACGGCATCGAGGCGCTGGAGGCCCTCGGTCATCTGCACAGCCGCAACCTGCTGTACTGCGACTTCAAGGTCGACAACGCGATCCAGACCGAGGACCAGCTGAAGCTGATCGACATGGGCGCGGTCCGCAGGATGGACGACGACGAGTCGGCCATCTACGGCACGGTGGGGTATCAGGCGCCGGAGGTCGCGGAGACCGGTCCGTCGGTCGCCTCCGATCTGTACACGGTCGCCCGGACGCTCGCGGTGCTCACCTTCGACTTCCAGGGCTATACCAACGTCTTCGTGGACTCGCTCCCGGACCCGGACAACATCGAGGTGTTCCGGACCTACGAGTCGTTCTACCGGCTGCTGGTACGGGCCACCGACCCGGATCCGGCGCGGCGGTTCGCCTCGGCGGCGGAGATGGCGGAGCAGCTGACGGGCGTGCTGCGCGAGGTGGTGTCGCTGCAGACGGGGCGGCCGCGCCCGGCGCTGTCGACGCTGTTCGGCACGGAAGTGCGGGTCACGGACACGCAGTTGTTCGCCGAGCTGATGGACGATGTGTCCCGGCTGGGGGCACGGGCTGCCGCGTCGGCGCCGTCCGGGCGCTCCGGGCGGCGGCGGACCGGGGCGAGGGCCGCTGCCATGGGTTCGGCCCCGGTCCTGCCCGCGGTGCCGCCCGCCGGACCGGGGCCGGGCGCGCTGCCCGCGGGTGCGCCGGCCGCGGCCGGTTACGCCGCGCCGGGTGCCGGTCCGCTGACCGCACCGCCCACGCACGTCCGGGCCGGCGGCGCAACGGGACCGGGCGGCGCGGCTTTCCGCGGCGGCGCCCTCCAGAGCGGCGCGGCCTTCTCGTACGCGCAGACCCAGGCCGCGATTCCGGGCCCCCGGCTCCCGGTCGGCGATCCCGGCGCGCCGTCGGTTCCGTACGCCGCCGAAGGCCCCCGGCCGGCCGGGCTCGACGTGCCGTCCACCTCGCTCGCGCTGCCCGTGCCCCGGGTCGATGCGAGCGACCCCAACGCGGGCTTCCTCGCCGGCCTGATGACCACCGCACCCGCCGAACTGATCAGCGCGCTGCAGGCCGCACCCGCGCCGTCGCTGGAGACCCGGCTGCGGGAGCTGCGCGCCCGCCTGGAGATGCGCGAACTCGGCGCCGCGGGGCAGGCCCTGACGGAGCTGGAGATCACGTATCCGGACGACTGGCGGGTCGTCTGGTATCGCGGCGTCACCTCGCTGGTGACCGGCGACAACGAGAACGCGGCGCTCTCCTTCGACGCGGTGTACGACGCGTTCCCCGGTGAACCGGCGCCCAAGCTGGCGCTGGGGATCTGCGCGGAGGTCCTGGGCCAGCTGGACAACGCCGCCGAGTACTACCGGCTGGTGTGGACGACCGACCCGAGCTTCGTCAGCGCCGCGTTCGGCCTGGCCCGGGTACGAATCGCCGCCGGGGACCGGGCCGGGGCCGTCAGGGCGCTGGAGTCCGTGCCGGAGGCGTCGATCCACTACACGGCGGCCCGGGTCGCCGCGGTGCGGGCCCGGCTGCGTGAACGGGCGCCGGACGAGCCGCTGATCGCCGATCTGATGGCCGCCTCGGCCCAGGTGTCGGGGCTGGTCGGCTTCGGTCTGGACGCGGTGCGCCGGGAGCAGTTGTCCACAGAGGTGCTGGGGACGGCGCTCGACTGGGTACTCTCCGGTAGCCCCACGGCTTCGTCCTCGCACCCGCAGGCGCACGCGTCTGCCGGGGCGGACAGGCCGAAGACACTGCTCGGCAGTGAGTTGGACGAACGTGGCCTGCGTTTCGGGCTGGAGCGTTCGTACCGGATGCTCGCCCGGCTTGCGGAGCCCGGCGACGAGAGGATCGAACTGGTGGAGCGGGCCAACCGTTTCCGCCCCCGGACGTGGGTGTGA